The proteins below come from a single Stomoxys calcitrans chromosome 1, idStoCalc2.1, whole genome shotgun sequence genomic window:
- the LOC106094920 gene encoding peritrophin-44 isoform X2, producing MKGYQMSSGLCLIVLSVFALQTQFATASYSMSETCQQYSEGYIANPDNCQGYGYCRGGVLIGTGTCKDGFLYDSNGGICDYAANVTCMSKLESTCSVVGDPVYVADPDDCTRACYCNNGKYSCTSCPQYQVFNPNTRSCVYSSQYSCPASSICRLVPNNKFVGDPNNCGNFIQCVGGAGLSQLCPNNLHYNAVTGYCATDPPNCGNSPPSPTPPSAGPGVLQNLPTNSTACLNYKTPPSGNSYFVSDGTTCMGFYVCDNTDGPGTWYKCPFLTHFDEEEQKCVTPYSVRCPYDRCGNLNQTFVADLGCTSYSYCITQTKQNFGGNTCKAVNFNYQYFNEVASACVNQDPAYPICTSS from the coding sequence GCTACCAAATGTCCTCAGGCCTATGCCTGATTGTTCTCAGTGTTTTTGCTTTGCAAACGCAATTCGCCACAGCTTCGTATTCGATGAGTGAGACATGCCAACAATACTCAGAAGGTTATATTGCCAATCCCGATAATTGCCAAGGTTATGGATATTGTCGCGGCGGAGTTTTGATAGGAACTGGTACCTGCAAAGATGGCTTCCTTTACGATTCTAATGGTGGCATCTGTGACTATGCGGCTAATGTGACCTGCATGAGCAAACTCGAGAGTACCTGCAGTGTAGTTGGCGATCCTGTGTACGTGGCCGATCCTGACGATTGCACCCGTGCTTGTTATTGCAACAATGGCAAATACAGCTGCACCTCTTGTCCCCAATACCAAGTTTTCAATCCCAACACCAGATCATGCGTCTACAGTAGCCAATACTCTTGCCCCGCAAGCTCTATTTGTCGTTTGGTGCCCAACAACAAGTTCGTAGGAGATCCAAATAATTGCGGCAACTTCATACAATGTGTTGGCGGTGCCGGCCTCAGTCAACTCTGCCCCAATAACTTGCATTACAACGCCGTTACAGGCTATTGCGCCACTGATCCTCCAAACTGTGGAAATTCCCCCCCTTCGCCCACTCCACCATCGGCAGGTCCAGGCGTTCTGCAAAACTTGCCGACTAATTCCACGGCCTGCTTGAACTACAAGACTCCCCCAAGCGGAAATTCTTATTTCGTTTCAGATGGCACTACGTGCATGGGTTTTTATGTTTGTGATAATACTGACGGACCTGGTACATGGTACAAATGTCCCTTCCTTACCCATTTCGATGAAGAGGAACAAAAATGTGTCACCCCATATTCGGTGCGTTGCCCCTACGATCGCTGCGGCAATCTTAACCAAACTTTTGTCGCCGATTTGGGATGCACATCCTATTCGTATTGCATCACACAAACGAAACAAAATTTCGGTGGTAATACTTGCAAAGCTGTGAATTTCAACTATCAATACTTTAATGAGGTCGCATCAGCCTGTGTCAATCAGGATCCCGCATACCCGATTTGTACGTCGAGCTAA